One part of the Onychomys torridus chromosome 13, mOncTor1.1, whole genome shotgun sequence genome encodes these proteins:
- the LOC118594910 gene encoding polyadenylate-binding protein 1-like, producing MGSGAQMNPSAPGCPMASLYVGDLHPDVTEAMLYEKFSSAGPILSIRVYRDVITRRSLGYASVNFEQPADAERALDTMNFDVIKGKPVRIMWSHRDPSLRRSGVGNVFIKNLNKTIDNKALYDTFSAFGNILSCKVVCDENGSKGHGFVHFETEEAAERAIEKMNGMLLNDRKVFVGRFKSRKERETELGARTKEFTNVYIKNFGDHMDDETLNDLFGRFGQVLSVKVMTDEGGKSKGFGFVSFERHEDAQKAVDEMNGKELNGKHIYVGRAQKKVDRHTELKGKFEQMTQDRSIRYHGINLYVKNLDDGIDDERLQKEFSPFGTITSTKVMMEGGRSKGFGFVCFSSPEEATKAVSEMNGRIVARKPLYVALAQRKEERHAHLTNQYMQRMASIRAVPNPVMNPYQPAPSGYSVATVRQTQNCTPCCPSQITQPRPSTRWTAQAARPHPFTNVSGAIHPAAPRSSFSTVRPGPSHAPQAVSAHRITNTSAQTMGQCPADAASVATTPVSSVPQYKNTSGVQNPQQHLNAQLAQQPAVQVQDQEPWTASMLVTTPQEQKQMLGERLFPLFQAMHPTLAGKITGMLLEIDNSEPLHMLESPESLRSKADEAVALLQAHQAKEAVQKEGC from the coding sequence ATGGGCAGCGGTGCCCAGATGAACCCCAGCGCCCCAGGCTGCCCCATGGCCTCGCTCTACGTGGGGGACCTGCATCCGGATGTGACTGAGGCTATGCTTTATGAGAAGTTCAGCTCGGCCGGGCCCATCCTTTCCATCCGGGTGTACAGGGACGTGATCACCCGCCGCTCCCTGGGCTACGCTTCCGTGAACTTCGAGCAGCCTGCCGATGCAGAGCGCGCTTTGGACACCATGAATTTTGATGTCATCAAGGGCAAGCCGGTCCGCATCATGTGGTCTCATCGTGATCCGTCGCTACGCAGAAGTGGAGTAGGCAACGTGTTCATTAAAAACTTGAACAAAACCATTGATAACAAAGCGCTGTATGATACATTTTCTGCTTTCGGCAACATCCTTTCCTGCAAGGTGGTTTGTGACGAGAACGGCTCTAAAGGCCATGGGTTTGTACATTTTGAAACAGAGGAGGCAGCCGAAAGAGCTATTGAGAAAATGAACGGGATGCTTCTGAATGATCGAAAAGTTTTTGTTGGACGGTTCAAGTCTCGGAAAGAACGAGAAACAGAGCTTGGAGCGAGGACGAAGGAGTTCACCAACGTTTACATCAAGAACTTCGGGGACCACATGGATGATGAGACCCTGAATGACCTCTTCGGTAGGTTTGGACAGGTCTTAAGTGTGAAGGTCATGACCGATGAAGGTGGGAAATCCAAAGGCTTCGGGTTTGTCAGCTTTGAGCGGCATGAAGATGCGCAGAAAGCGGTGGATGAGATGAACGGAAAAGAGCTCAATGGAAAACACATTTATGTTGGTCGAGCTCAGAAAAAAGTGGACCGGCACACAGAACTTAAGGGCAAATTTGAACAGATGACACAAGACAGGAGCATCAGATACCACGGTATTAACCTTTACGTGAAAAATCTTGACGATGGTATCGACGATGAGCGTCTGCAGAAAGAATTTTCTCCGTTTGGAACGATCACCAGTACAAAGGTTATGATGGAGGGTGGTCGCAGTAAagggtttggttttgtgtgtttctcCTCCCCTGAAGAAGCCACCAAAGCAGTTTCTGAAATGAACGGAAGAATTGTGGCCAGGAAGCCACTGTATGTAGCTTTAGCCCAGCGCAAAGAAGAGCGCCATGCTCACCTCACTAACCAGTATATGCAGAGAATGGCAAGTATACGAGCTGTGCCCAACCCTGTGATGAACCCCTACCAACCCGCACCTTCAGGTTACTCCGTGGCCACTGTCCGGCAGACTCAGAACTGCACGCCATGCTGCCCTAGCCAGATTACTCAACCAAGGCCAAGTACTCGTTGGACTGCTCAGGCTGCCAGGCCTCATCCATTTACAAATGTGTCTGGTGCTATCCACCCAGCTGCTCCTAGATCATCATTTAGCACTGTAAGACCAGGTCCTTCACATGCGCCTCAAGCCGTGTCCGCACACCGCATTACTAACACATCAGCACAGACAATGGGTCAATGTCCTGCCGACGCAGCTTCTGTAGCAACTACTCCTGTTAGCTCGGTTCCACAGTACAAAAACACCTCGGGAGTCCAGAATCCCCAGCAACATCTTAATGCACAGCTAGCGCAGCAGCCTGCTGTTCAGGTGCAGGATCAGGAACCATGGACTGCTTCCATGCTGGTAACTACTCCCCAAGAGCAAAAGCAAATGCTGGGTGAAAGGCTGTTCCCTCTCTTTCAAGCCATGCACCCAACTCTTGCTGGGAAGATCACGGGCATGTTGCTGGAGATTGATAACTCAGAACCACTTCATATGCTCGAGTCTCCGGAGTCTCTGCGCTCCAAGGCTGATGAAGCAGTGGCCTTACTCCAAGCCCACCAAGCTAAAGAGGCTGTCCAGAAAGAAGGCTGTTAG